The following proteins come from a genomic window of Gammaproteobacteria bacterium:
- the ruvX gene encoding Holliday junction resolvase RuvX produces MAEERSLTFIAFDFGTKKMGVAVGQTITMTANPINCLSVNKGLPDWSRISALIDEWHPAGFIVGIPLNMDSSSQSVTFKAKRFAKELNNQFNLPVHEIDERLTTLEARQQLFELGGYKALKQISVDSFAAKLMLEAWMRSNIKDRKE; encoded by the coding sequence GTGGCAGAGGAGAGAAGTCTCACCTTCATTGCTTTTGATTTCGGAACTAAAAAAATGGGGGTTGCAGTGGGCCAAACCATTACTATGACAGCGAATCCAATAAATTGTTTATCTGTGAATAAAGGCTTGCCCGATTGGAGTCGGATATCAGCTTTGATTGACGAATGGCACCCCGCTGGTTTTATCGTGGGCATTCCTTTAAACATGGACTCCAGTTCCCAATCAGTTACCTTTAAAGCAAAAAGATTCGCCAAAGAATTAAACAATCAGTTTAACCTTCCCGTCCACGAAATAGATGAAAGACTAACGACGCTAGAGGCGCGGCAGCAATTGTTTGAACTTGGAGGCTATAAAGCATTAAAGCAGATATCGGTCGATAGCTTTGCTGCGAAGTTGATGTTAGAAGCCTGGATGAGATCAAATATTAAAGATCGCAAGGAATAG